A genomic window from Maridesulfovibrio sp. includes:
- a CDS encoding Mrp/NBP35 family ATP-binding protein gives MSSSCSSCSSAPQKGGDKKASAAHALQNELISSTLQKIKYKIFVMSGKGGVGKSSVAVNIAAALADKGFKVGILDVDIHGPSVPHLLGITGQLDVERGNLVVPKKVNENLHVVSMESLLKDPDQAVLWRGPMKTSAIRQFISDVQWGELDFLVIDSPPGTGDEPMTVLKTIPESLAVVVTTPQEVSLADVRKAINFLQYAKANIMGVVENMSGLVCPHCHENIDLFKKGGGEELAAKYSLPFLGAVPLDPTTVVAGDLGKPVVLLEEDSPAKLAFRAVAEKIADAAESSFEVASSTHT, from the coding sequence ATGAGTTCATCATGCAGTTCCTGTTCTTCTGCTCCGCAGAAGGGTGGTGACAAAAAGGCAAGCGCTGCCCATGCTTTGCAGAATGAGTTGATTTCTTCCACTCTGCAGAAGATCAAGTACAAAATTTTTGTAATGAGCGGTAAAGGCGGCGTAGGTAAAAGTTCTGTTGCGGTCAATATCGCGGCTGCTCTAGCGGACAAAGGTTTCAAAGTCGGTATCCTTGATGTTGACATTCACGGCCCTAGTGTTCCACATCTGCTCGGAATCACCGGACAGCTTGATGTCGAGCGCGGCAATCTCGTAGTACCTAAAAAGGTAAACGAAAATCTGCACGTTGTTTCCATGGAATCGTTGCTCAAGGACCCGGATCAGGCTGTTTTGTGGCGTGGCCCCATGAAGACTTCCGCGATCAGGCAATTTATTTCTGATGTTCAGTGGGGCGAGCTTGATTTCCTCGTGATCGATTCCCCTCCGGGTACCGGTGACGAACCTATGACTGTTCTGAAAACTATCCCCGAGTCCCTTGCTGTGGTTGTAACCACTCCGCAGGAGGTTTCCCTCGCTGATGTACGCAAGGCAATTAACTTCCTACAGTACGCAAAAGCGAATATTATGGGCGTAGTTGAAAACATGAGCGGACTTGTTTGCCCTCATTGCCATGAAAATATTGACCTTTTTAAAAAGGGCGGCGGAGAAGAACTGGCTGCAAAATACAGTCTGCCTTTCCTCGGTGCCGTACCGCTTGATCCTACCACGGTTGTAGCGGGTGATCTTGGTAAGCCTGTAGTCCTTCTTGAAGAAGATTCTCCGGCCAAGCTTGCGTTCAGGGCTGTTGCCGAGAAAATCGCAGATGCTGCTGAAAGCAGTTTTGAGGTTGCTTCCAGCACCCACACTTAA
- a CDS encoding DUF368 domain-containing protein has translation MNFLQAWNKGPGPESAREYLTLILKGLCMGVADIIPGVSGGTMAFITGIYDNLIDSIRSFNGRFIKCLLKLDLKGAIAEAHLKFLLPLLLGIMVAMVSMARVIHTLLVTHPVQVWSLFFGLIAASIFVVGKRVGEFSLKNVLFGIAGAVFSFLLVGLIPVTTPDTLWFVFICASISICAMILPGISGAFILLLLGKYEFVTGAIRNPASIENAAVLLVFVCGCAFGISLFSRVLHFLLEKHHAITVSLLTGFMAGAMRKIWPWKEVLDSVVIRGKVHVLSEANVLPPAYDGGFAGAVLLMVAGCAAVIILEWVSSAKDS, from the coding sequence ATGAATTTTCTGCAAGCCTGGAACAAGGGGCCCGGTCCGGAATCTGCGCGTGAATACCTTACACTTATCCTTAAAGGTTTGTGCATGGGCGTGGCTGACATTATCCCCGGGGTCTCCGGCGGAACGATGGCCTTTATCACAGGTATTTATGATAATCTCATTGATTCAATCCGGTCTTTTAACGGCCGGTTCATTAAATGCCTGCTGAAATTAGATTTGAAAGGTGCTATTGCTGAAGCTCACCTCAAATTTCTGCTGCCGCTTCTTCTTGGGATAATGGTTGCTATGGTCTCCATGGCCAGAGTCATTCATACCCTGCTTGTAACACATCCTGTTCAGGTTTGGTCGCTGTTCTTCGGCCTAATTGCCGCTTCAATTTTTGTGGTAGGTAAAAGAGTCGGGGAATTTTCGCTGAAAAACGTTCTTTTCGGAATAGCCGGGGCTGTATTCAGCTTTCTGCTTGTGGGGTTGATTCCTGTAACGACGCCGGATACTCTCTGGTTTGTTTTTATTTGTGCTTCAATTTCAATCTGCGCCATGATTCTGCCCGGCATCAGTGGTGCATTTATTCTTTTGCTGCTGGGGAAATATGAATTTGTAACCGGAGCGATACGGAATCCTGCAAGCATTGAAAATGCCGCTGTTCTGCTGGTTTTTGTGTGTGGTTGCGCGTTCGGTATTTCTCTTTTCTCCCGTGTTTTGCATTTTCTGCTGGAAAAACACCACGCCATAACAGTCAGCTTGCTCACTGGATTTATGGCAGGGGCCATGCGCAAAATCTGGCCCTGGAAAGAGGTTCTTGATTCAGTTGTAATACGGGGTAAAGTTCACGTCCTGAGCGAGGCTAACGTCCTGCCGCCTGCTTATGACGGAGGATTTGCTGGTGCCGTGCTTTTGATGGTTGCCGGATGCGCAGCAGTGATTATCTTGGAATGGGTGTCTTCAGCCAAGGACAGCTGA
- a CDS encoding protein-L-isoaspartate(D-aspartate) O-methyltransferase — MRIDPKRSRTKMVQEQIAARGVVDKNVLDAMSRVPRHLFVQDALASRAYSDSALPIGEGQTISQPYIVAVMSELLKIEPGHKVLEIGTGSGYQAAVLAEMGAEVFSIERIRKLFISVRKLLFDMRYFNIQLKLDDGTMGWPENAPYDRIIVTAGGPEIPQYLIDQLADPGIMVIPVGGQRRVQRLMLVTKDDGKIETTDMGGCAFVDLVGKQGW, encoded by the coding sequence GTGCGAATCGATCCTAAACGTTCCAGAACGAAGATGGTACAGGAACAGATTGCCGCCAGAGGGGTGGTTGATAAAAATGTCCTGGATGCCATGAGTAGAGTTCCACGGCATTTGTTTGTGCAGGATGCTCTTGCATCCCGTGCATATTCTGACAGTGCTTTGCCAATTGGAGAAGGGCAGACCATCTCCCAGCCGTATATCGTGGCTGTCATGTCAGAGCTGTTGAAGATTGAACCGGGGCATAAGGTTTTGGAAATCGGCACAGGGTCAGGCTATCAGGCTGCGGTTCTTGCCGAGATGGGAGCAGAAGTGTTTTCCATAGAAAGGATTCGCAAGCTTTTCATCTCAGTGCGTAAGCTGCTTTTTGATATGAGATATTTCAATATTCAGCTTAAGCTGGATGACGGGACCATGGGCTGGCCCGAAAATGCTCCATATGACCGCATCATTGTTACCGCTGGAGGACCGGAAATTCCGCAATATCTTATCGACCAGTTGGCTGATCCGGGTATTATGGTCATCCCGGTTGGCGGTCAGCGGCGCGTTCAGCGGTTGATGCTTGTTACAAAGGATGACGGTAAAATAGAAACCACCGACATGGGTGGTTGTGCCTTTGTTGATCTTGTAGGCAAGCAGGGCTGGTAG
- a CDS encoding CBS domain-containing protein has protein sequence MLKVDDLMTKELFTLSESDNLKMARSLMDLQRIRHIPIVNEDHKFIGLVTHRDILRATISQLAGIDPATQGEIDSGIPVGEIMRTGIKTVTAETPLKEAALTLLDHKYGCFPVVNEQNELIGILTEADFLKLTISLMDALENSEE, from the coding sequence ATGCTGAAAGTCGACGACCTCATGACTAAGGAACTATTCACCCTTAGCGAATCTGATAATCTAAAAATGGCACGGTCACTCATGGACCTGCAACGCATCAGACATATCCCCATAGTCAATGAAGACCACAAATTCATCGGCTTGGTAACACACCGAGACATCCTGCGGGCCACAATATCACAACTTGCAGGCATTGACCCCGCAACTCAGGGTGAAATTGATTCCGGGATTCCGGTCGGGGAGATAATGCGCACTGGCATCAAAACCGTTACCGCGGAAACGCCACTTAAAGAAGCGGCTCTCACACTTCTGGATCATAAATACGGTTGTTTCCCAGTGGTTAATGAACAAAACGAACTGATAGGAATACTGACCGAGGCTGATTTTCTGAAACTGACTATCAGCTTAATGGACGCATTGGAGAATAGCGAAGAATAA
- a CDS encoding metal-dependent hydrolase, whose translation MPGYKAHIGGSVVAGTLVLLGLVNIGLYVINPEQVVSLFVICVLGALFPDIDTDSKGKRIFYSAMLIMSLSLIYLDKFKWAAYLGVLAMLPGVSAHRGWTHTWWAMLLVPLPLVLIPYYIYGQALPAMMPYYVAFVTGYFSHLLMDREF comes from the coding sequence ATGCCGGGATATAAGGCTCATATTGGCGGCTCTGTTGTCGCCGGGACTTTGGTGCTTTTGGGATTGGTTAATATCGGGCTGTATGTGATTAATCCAGAGCAGGTTGTCTCGTTATTTGTTATCTGCGTGTTAGGGGCTCTTTTCCCAGATATTGATACTGACTCAAAAGGAAAAAGAATATTTTATTCAGCAATGCTGATTATGTCTTTGTCATTGATCTATCTGGATAAATTCAAGTGGGCGGCTTATCTTGGCGTTTTGGCTATGCTGCCGGGAGTCAGTGCTCACCGCGGATGGACCCATACATGGTGGGCCATGCTGCTGGTGCCTTTGCCTCTGGTTCTTATACCGTATTATATTTATGGGCAGGCTTTACCGGCGATGATGCCATACTATGTTGCATTTGTGACCGGATATTTTTCACATTTGTTGATGGATCGGGAATTTTAG
- a CDS encoding SufD family Fe-S cluster assembly protein translates to MSKVDLNDFKFDGLEHAVIEDLTSIDAEEKEQLIMAGVDVDSTEVSATFMQVDHSNVHCGSNDKDVEVMDIKKALEKYDGLPDYYFKLIDKDKDEITRNAADHLHGGYFVRTKKGAKIAKPVQSCLFLKAENSGQNIHNIIVVEEDSELHIITGCAAAHEKFSGGHFGLSEIYVKKGGKLTFTMVHNWGENTVVRPSTMGVVEEGGTLINNYVLMKRVKDLKSYPTIFLNGKGSVARFNSVLVAPEGSHVDTGTRIIQNAPDTKAETIARTITTGGTIISRGHIQGNNVPARGHIECQGLILGGGRIHAVPELEGTVEGVELSHEAAVGKIAQEEIEYLMARGMDEDEATSTIVRGFLNVDIMGLPEKLQKEIDKQIEELDASDAM, encoded by the coding sequence ATGAGTAAAGTTGATCTGAATGATTTTAAATTTGACGGACTGGAACACGCAGTAATTGAAGATTTGACTTCAATTGATGCCGAGGAAAAAGAGCAGTTGATTATGGCCGGCGTGGACGTGGATTCCACTGAAGTCAGTGCTACTTTCATGCAGGTGGACCATTCTAATGTTCACTGCGGTTCTAATGATAAAGATGTTGAAGTGATGGATATTAAGAAGGCTCTTGAAAAATATGACGGCCTGCCAGATTATTACTTCAAGCTTATTGATAAAGATAAAGACGAGATAACCCGTAACGCTGCTGATCATCTGCATGGTGGATATTTTGTCCGCACCAAGAAGGGTGCTAAAATTGCCAAGCCTGTACAGTCCTGTCTTTTCCTCAAGGCCGAAAATTCAGGCCAGAATATCCACAACATCATTGTTGTTGAAGAAGATTCCGAACTGCATATTATCACCGGTTGTGCCGCTGCACATGAGAAATTTTCCGGTGGACATTTCGGTCTTTCTGAAATTTACGTCAAAAAGGGCGGCAAACTCACTTTTACCATGGTTCATAACTGGGGTGAAAATACTGTTGTCCGTCCCAGCACCATGGGCGTTGTTGAAGAGGGTGGAACTCTCATCAATAACTATGTGCTGATGAAAAGGGTAAAAGATCTTAAATCCTACCCGACCATTTTCCTGAATGGAAAAGGTTCGGTTGCCCGCTTTAACTCCGTGCTGGTGGCACCTGAAGGTTCCCATGTTGATACCGGGACCCGTATTATCCAGAATGCACCCGATACTAAAGCGGAAACTATTGCCCGAACTATTACCACCGGCGGAACGATTATCTCCCGTGGTCATATTCAGGGTAATAATGTCCCAGCTCGCGGACACATTGAGTGTCAGGGACTTATCCTCGGCGGCGGACGTATTCATGCCGTTCCTGAATTGGAAGGTACTGTTGAGGGGGTTGAACTCTCACATGAGGCTGCTGTCGGTAAGATCGCTCAGGAAGAAATTGAATATCTCATGGCGCGCGGTATGGATGAAGATGAAGCAACTTCTACCATTGTACGCGGCTTTCTGAATGTAGATATTATGGGCCTGCCGGAAAAACTTCAGAAGGAAATCGATAAACAGATCGAGGAACTTGACGCAAGCGACGCTATGTAG
- a CDS encoding ABC transporter ATP-binding protein has product MLKIEDLHVNIGDKEVIKGLNLHIKEGETFILFGPNGSGKTSLLMTLMGFSNYNVTKGKITFKGEDITYAPIYERARLGIGMSFQRPPTIHGLKTRHLVKMCGNGSDVDVEMLAERVNMTNFLDRDINSGFSGGEIKRSELLQLMAQNPGLLLFDEPESGVDLENMHLIGKMVRTLLDGEIKPQTDLSMKEQKMKKGTGSCGLIITHTGHILDYINADRGQVLFNGHLCCEARPRDILEHIRKYGYKECVKCLN; this is encoded by the coding sequence ATGCTTAAGATAGAAGACTTGCACGTCAATATCGGCGACAAAGAGGTCATCAAGGGCCTCAACCTGCATATAAAAGAAGGGGAAACCTTTATTCTTTTCGGACCAAATGGCTCCGGTAAGACTTCCCTGCTCATGACTCTCATGGGCTTCAGTAATTACAATGTTACTAAGGGCAAGATTACTTTTAAAGGTGAAGACATCACCTACGCCCCTATTTATGAGCGTGCCCGCCTTGGTATCGGTATGTCTTTTCAACGCCCCCCGACCATTCACGGTTTGAAAACCCGTCACCTGGTAAAGATGTGCGGCAATGGTTCTGATGTGGATGTGGAAATGCTGGCTGAGCGCGTAAATATGACGAATTTCCTTGACCGCGATATTAACTCCGGTTTCTCCGGCGGTGAAATAAAACGTTCAGAGCTGCTCCAGCTTATGGCTCAGAATCCTGGTCTGCTGCTTTTTGATGAGCCTGAATCCGGCGTTGACCTCGAAAATATGCATCTGATCGGTAAAATGGTCCGCACCCTGCTCGACGGTGAAATAAAACCCCAGACTGATTTGAGTATGAAAGAGCAGAAGATGAAAAAAGGAACCGGCTCGTGCGGACTTATCATCACCCATACCGGACATATTCTGGATTATATCAACGCTGACCGTGGACAGGTCCTTTTTAATGGACACCTCTGCTGTGAAGCCAGACCTCGCGACATTCTTGAGCATATCCGCAAGTATGGATACAAAGAATGCGTGAAATGCTTGAATTAG
- a CDS encoding Smr/MutS family protein, with the protein MAKKKMNSLSDLKGLKFKKDNNEEHVPKAVRKALEAVKKKPAPIEPQEKIEIDDDQAFMDAMVGVDRLDKSTIAGRKPKPRPAITTSDDEEGKEYLSSLVSGKIEFELEYSDEFMFGFVRGTDSKVFQKLKAGTFSHESHIDLHGMNSEQAFDNLLFFIRESFLQGKRCVLAVTGRGKNSPGGHSVLKREIQEWLTRDPFRRVVLAFCTAQPKDGGAGAIYILLRKQKKVQGKVKWDKGINWGKE; encoded by the coding sequence ATGGCAAAAAAAAAAATGAATTCCCTTTCTGATCTGAAAGGTTTGAAATTCAAAAAAGATAATAACGAAGAACATGTACCGAAAGCTGTTCGAAAAGCACTTGAGGCTGTGAAAAAGAAACCCGCCCCCATTGAACCGCAGGAAAAAATTGAAATAGATGATGATCAGGCCTTCATGGATGCAATGGTCGGGGTGGACCGTCTGGACAAATCAACAATTGCAGGACGCAAACCGAAGCCCAGACCGGCTATTACAACCTCTGACGATGAAGAAGGAAAGGAATATTTGAGCAGCCTTGTCTCGGGAAAAATTGAATTTGAACTTGAGTATTCAGATGAGTTCATGTTCGGCTTTGTACGCGGAACTGACTCCAAGGTTTTCCAGAAACTAAAAGCCGGGACATTCAGCCATGAATCACACATAGATCTGCATGGTATGAATTCTGAACAGGCTTTCGACAACCTTCTTTTTTTCATCCGTGAATCTTTTCTTCAGGGTAAACGCTGCGTACTGGCAGTTACCGGACGGGGCAAAAACTCACCCGGCGGTCATTCCGTACTTAAACGCGAAATTCAGGAATGGCTGACCCGGGATCCGTTCCGCCGGGTAGTCCTCGCTTTCTGCACAGCTCAGCCCAAAGACGGAGGAGCCGGAGCAATCTACATCCTGCTGCGCAAACAAAAGAAAGTGCAGGGCAAAGTCAAATGGGATAAAGGGATTAACTGGGGTAAAGAATAG
- a CDS encoding anti-sigma factor antagonist, with protein MEINDNPDRIKLAFGIPFFNMDFNELMLTVGGLAGAKEKTMIFAPSFPWLMDYAKLPHLCPTCADFILPSDSALISMAEKAELKLKMPLEYFELPEQIARICAHYGYSLFHISKTALKTDILIRDGYVPLSWDLFTHFKTAGELDELDVKSITASTADLKPDIVLISAPPESIGKYIQQIYEQIHDCVMICIPQDIDKNRITDKLENIFIPLLLLREEINFLEELKRTTAIALPSSVTADETSIPPKIAVTGTLDAELIPDLIRIGTRMLNRNFSPALDLSQTHAASIGGLESLCFLSRKFREANKKVTISDISPQLNNIIHSSGATYFYEDFPGIESKI; from the coding sequence ATGGAAATTAACGATAATCCTGACCGCATAAAACTGGCTTTTGGAATCCCTTTTTTCAATATGGACTTCAACGAGCTGATGCTTACCGTGGGTGGACTGGCCGGCGCAAAAGAGAAAACCATGATCTTTGCGCCATCCTTCCCATGGCTTATGGATTATGCAAAATTGCCGCATCTTTGCCCGACCTGTGCGGACTTCATACTTCCGTCAGACTCTGCGCTGATAAGCATGGCGGAAAAAGCAGAATTAAAGCTTAAAATGCCCTTGGAATACTTTGAATTACCGGAGCAGATCGCACGCATCTGCGCCCACTACGGCTACAGCCTTTTTCATATATCCAAGACAGCTCTCAAAACCGATATTCTTATCCGGGACGGATACGTCCCCTTATCGTGGGATTTATTTACGCATTTCAAAACTGCCGGAGAACTTGACGAACTCGATGTTAAATCCATTACCGCCAGCACCGCCGACCTTAAGCCGGACATAGTACTCATTTCCGCACCACCAGAATCAATTGGTAAATATATCCAACAAATCTACGAGCAAATACATGACTGTGTAATGATCTGCATCCCGCAGGATATTGATAAAAACAGAATCACGGACAAGCTGGAGAATATCTTCATCCCGCTTCTTCTACTCCGTGAAGAAATCAATTTCCTTGAAGAATTGAAACGTACAACGGCAATAGCTCTTCCTTCCTCCGTGACTGCTGACGAAACCAGTATACCGCCTAAAATTGCAGTTACCGGAACACTTGACGCAGAACTTATACCAGATCTGATCCGCATAGGCACACGCATGCTGAACCGCAACTTTTCCCCGGCTCTGGATTTATCACAAACTCACGCGGCATCCATTGGCGGATTGGAATCTCTTTGCTTTCTGAGCCGTAAATTCCGTGAAGCCAATAAGAAGGTAACTATCAGCGACATTTCTCCGCAGCTGAACAACATCATCCACAGTTCAGGCGCAACGTACTTTTACGAAGACTTCCCCGGAATAGAGAGCAAAATCTAA
- the priA gene encoding primosomal protein N' codes for MNTLWQACLASPPYSIYTYEAPAALPALMEGQRVLVPLGRSVRVAFLIETVETPPENIELKSIIWPLEREPLLNSNHFKLYRNIGARQMQPLGKVLENVVPKRFRSAKVSFKVSDRSFPARLKALDIARLPSDRRKELVQIYDEGRMNVSLPASIEKEEYVSLTSDPPWPVRPNAARQLQILEFILENGPREKGFLKNVMGDWTTGVIKKLHSDSLVKIGPPPEEERNPAEKCSASGAKWDFTPSEQQQVAIDDLLGALDEGKSAVKLLHGITGSGKTLVYMTAARKCMEQGKSVIVLVPEIALAYALWNGICPLFPDARKYLYHGYQTPVRKEAIFRALAEDDSPALIVGTRSALFLPVRNPGLIIVDEEHDESYKQEERLPYQAKEVAYVLANMTGSLLVLGSATPDIKTFHAAQQGAFDVISMEKRVGKSALPTVKVVDTSAIKDPEKPFAPETEARLKEVVEKGEQAVVMLNRRGFSPLIYCTDCEEPFKCPHCNVSMTYHKGRERVICHYCGNAYHFPLPCSICGGSNLLPLGGGTERLEEQVAKALPPETKILRMDRDSTRRQERLDEILKSFARGDAQVLVGTQMLSKGHNFPGVTLVVVSEGDLGLNLPDYRSAERTFQLLVQVSGRAGRGEKPGEVIIQTRNPQNPIWGAVTSADYKTFFEKEIEKRRRFRYPPFTKLTLIRISHPMGWEGEQLCPLFFNQIREVAKEAGIMAMGPVPAPLAQLRGRKRFNCLLKSDDWLKTRALYAEILRRNPDKKQIRITMDLDPVNML; via the coding sequence CAATCATTTTAAGTTGTACCGCAATATCGGTGCACGGCAGATGCAGCCGTTGGGTAAAGTTCTGGAAAATGTCGTCCCCAAACGTTTCCGTAGTGCTAAAGTTTCGTTTAAAGTTTCCGACCGATCTTTTCCAGCGCGCTTAAAGGCTCTCGATATTGCTCGTCTGCCTTCTGATCGCAGGAAGGAGCTGGTTCAGATTTATGATGAAGGACGGATGAATGTCAGCCTACCTGCCTCAATTGAAAAAGAAGAGTACGTAAGTCTTACATCCGATCCGCCGTGGCCGGTGCGCCCTAATGCCGCACGGCAACTTCAGATTCTCGAATTTATTCTTGAAAACGGTCCACGCGAAAAAGGTTTTTTGAAGAACGTAATGGGTGACTGGACTACCGGAGTAATTAAAAAGCTTCATTCCGATTCACTGGTGAAAATCGGTCCGCCACCGGAAGAGGAACGAAATCCGGCAGAAAAATGTTCTGCAAGCGGTGCCAAATGGGATTTTACTCCTTCTGAGCAGCAGCAGGTAGCCATTGATGATTTGCTTGGTGCGCTTGATGAAGGTAAAAGTGCGGTCAAACTGCTGCATGGAATTACCGGAAGCGGTAAGACCCTCGTCTATATGACAGCAGCCCGCAAATGCATGGAGCAGGGCAAATCAGTTATCGTTTTGGTTCCGGAGATTGCACTTGCGTATGCTTTATGGAATGGTATCTGTCCTCTTTTTCCAGACGCCCGTAAATATCTTTATCACGGCTATCAGACTCCGGTGCGTAAGGAAGCGATTTTCCGCGCGCTGGCTGAAGACGACAGTCCGGCCCTGATTGTCGGAACTCGTTCGGCTCTCTTTCTTCCGGTTCGTAATCCGGGATTGATCATTGTAGATGAAGAGCACGACGAATCATACAAGCAGGAAGAGCGGCTGCCATATCAGGCTAAGGAAGTGGCTTATGTGCTTGCCAACATGACCGGAAGCCTTTTGGTGCTGGGTTCTGCTACCCCGGATATCAAAACTTTCCATGCCGCACAGCAGGGTGCTTTTGATGTGATTTCCATGGAAAAGCGGGTTGGTAAATCCGCTTTACCTACAGTCAAAGTTGTTGACACAAGTGCCATTAAGGATCCTGAAAAACCATTTGCTCCGGAAACCGAAGCCCGTCTTAAAGAAGTTGTCGAGAAAGGAGAGCAGGCGGTAGTCATGCTCAACCGCCGTGGGTTTTCGCCGCTGATTTATTGTACTGATTGCGAGGAACCGTTCAAGTGTCCACATTGTAATGTGAGCATGACTTATCATAAAGGACGGGAGCGGGTAATCTGCCATTATTGCGGCAATGCTTATCATTTCCCGTTGCCATGCTCCATCTGTGGTGGAAGTAACCTGCTTCCGCTTGGCGGCGGAACAGAGCGGCTTGAGGAGCAAGTGGCCAAAGCTTTGCCGCCGGAAACAAAAATTTTGCGCATGGACCGTGATTCCACACGAAGGCAGGAACGGCTTGATGAGATTTTGAAAAGTTTTGCCCGCGGTGACGCGCAGGTATTGGTCGGAACTCAGATGCTTTCGAAGGGGCATAACTTTCCCGGCGTTACTCTAGTCGTAGTTTCTGAGGGGGACCTCGGGCTTAATTTGCCTGATTATCGCTCAGCGGAACGGACATTTCAGTTGCTGGTGCAGGTTTCCGGTCGTGCAGGGCGTGGCGAGAAGCCGGGGGAGGTCATAATTCAGACCCGTAACCCGCAAAATCCCATCTGGGGTGCGGTCACTTCCGCTGATTACAAAACTTTTTTTGAGAAGGAAATAGAGAAGCGGCGCAGATTTCGCTACCCACCGTTCACCAAGCTGACCCTGATCCGCATCAGCCATCCTATGGGTTGGGAAGGGGAGCAGCTTTGCCCTCTTTTTTTTAATCAGATTCGTGAGGTGGCGAAGGAAGCTGGAATCATGGCCATGGGTCCTGTTCCGGCTCCGCTGGCACAGTTGCGCGGACGCAAGAGGTTTAACTGTTTGCTTAAATCAGATGATTGGCTGAAAACACGTGCGCTCTATGCTGAAATATTACGCCGTAATCCGGATAAGAAACAGATTCGTATCACTATGGATCTTGATCCTGTTAATATGCTGTGA